One region of Ahniella affigens genomic DNA includes:
- a CDS encoding DUF2069 domain-containing protein, translated as MTLSRKHQAALTCFLVLLVWQALWHLWLAPHPARPLMQAWLLAWAPLLLPGLLSFVGQRGFLLGMGFAAMLYFCHAVMCLWPSGEVWAWPAAFLSAAVVVLLGGRQQAAT; from the coding sequence ATGACCCTGAGCCGCAAGCATCAGGCTGCGCTGACCTGTTTCCTGGTTCTGCTTGTCTGGCAGGCACTCTGGCACCTCTGGCTCGCGCCCCACCCGGCGCGCCCCCTGATGCAAGCTTGGCTGCTTGCCTGGGCGCCGCTGCTCTTGCCGGGCCTGCTCAGTTTTGTCGGTCAGCGGGGGTTTTTGCTCGGCATGGGCTTTGCCGCAATGCTTTACTTCTGCCATGCCGTGATGTGTCTTTGGCCGAGCGGCGAGGTTTGGGCGTGGCCGGCGGCTTTCTTGAGTGCAGCGGTGGTGGTATTGCTCGGCGGTCGGCAGCAGGCGGCAACCTAA
- the wrbA gene encoding NAD(P)H:quinone oxidoreductase, which produces MTEILVLYYSRHGATRELARWIARGIDETGASARIRTVPSLVPANEAGVNHSVPDQGPPYATLDDLRACAGLALGSPTRFGNMAAPLKAFLDSTSSEWLAGTLIGKPACVFTSTSTLHGGQESTLLSMMLPLLHHGMMILGLPFSEERLFSTQTGGSPYGATHLADAEGKRAVDQDEQALARALGRRLALTAMKLAGRA; this is translated from the coding sequence ATGACCGAGATTCTGGTCCTTTATTACAGCCGCCACGGCGCAACCCGCGAGTTGGCCCGCTGGATCGCCCGTGGCATTGACGAAACCGGCGCAAGCGCCCGGATCCGTACCGTACCAAGTTTGGTCCCGGCGAATGAAGCGGGCGTGAACCATTCGGTGCCTGACCAAGGCCCGCCCTATGCAACGCTCGACGACCTTCGCGCGTGCGCCGGCCTCGCGCTCGGCAGCCCTACACGTTTTGGGAACATGGCCGCGCCGCTGAAGGCATTTCTGGACAGTACGTCCAGCGAATGGCTGGCGGGCACGCTGATCGGCAAACCGGCATGTGTGTTCACCTCCACGAGCACGCTGCACGGTGGTCAGGAGTCGACGCTGTTGAGCATGATGCTGCCGCTGCTCCATCACGGCATGATGATTCTGGGCCTGCCATTTTCCGAGGAGCGCCTATTCAGCACCCAGACGGGCGGCAGCCCCTATGGGGCGACCCACCTGGCCGACGCCGAAGGCAAGCGCGCTGTGGATCAAGACGAACAAGCGCTGGCGCGCGCACTTGGCAGACGATTGGCCCTGACTGCGATGAAGCTGGCGGGCCGGGCATGA
- a CDS encoding acylphosphatase, protein MSPIRARAFLVHGRVQGVSFRAATRLQALRLGLRGYARNRPDGTVEVLAIGPETGLAQLESWLWRGPVLARVDHVTMLEEPLSDGAEVAAINGFQIG, encoded by the coding sequence ATGAGCCCGATCCGCGCCCGCGCATTTCTGGTCCACGGGCGGGTGCAGGGTGTGTCGTTTCGGGCGGCGACGCGCCTGCAGGCGCTTCGTCTGGGGCTTCGCGGGTATGCCCGCAACCGGCCGGACGGTACGGTCGAAGTCCTGGCTATCGGTCCTGAGACCGGATTGGCGCAACTGGAGTCCTGGCTCTGGCGCGGTCCAGTTCTGGCGCGGGTGGATCACGTGACGATGCTCGAAGAGCCATTGTCGGACGGCGCAGAAGTCGCCGCGATCAACGGCTTCCAAATTGGTTGA
- a CDS encoding pilus assembly protein PilM, with the protein MALFSTKSPPLIGIDISSTAVKLLQLSQSGGRFRVEHYAVEPLPPNAVVEKNIVEVEAVGEAIKRALQRSQTRLRHAAAAVAGSAVITKTIPMPADLSEEDLEGAIQGEAQQYIPYPLEEVSMDFEVLGPVKDNPEMMNVMLAASRTENVELRVAALDLGGLQAKVVDVEAFCMENAYKLVADQLSVPKDATVAVFDIGATMTTLIVLKNQRSIYTREQVFGGKQLTDEIMRRYGLSYEEAGMAKRQGGLPESYEIEVLEPFKEAMVQQVSRLLQFFFAGTEYNKVDQIVLAGGCASIIGIAEMVEEQIGVPTVVANPLAAMTLSSRVQAPAIAQDAPSLMIACGLALRSFD; encoded by the coding sequence GTGGCTCTCTTCAGTACAAAATCACCCCCGCTGATCGGCATCGACATCAGTTCGACAGCGGTGAAACTGCTCCAGCTCTCCCAAAGTGGCGGGCGCTTTCGCGTGGAGCACTACGCCGTTGAACCACTGCCGCCCAATGCGGTGGTGGAGAAGAATATTGTCGAAGTCGAAGCAGTCGGAGAAGCGATCAAGCGCGCCTTGCAGCGTTCGCAGACGCGTCTTCGTCATGCGGCGGCGGCTGTCGCCGGTTCGGCAGTGATCACAAAAACCATCCCCATGCCCGCCGACCTGTCCGAAGAGGATCTGGAAGGCGCCATTCAGGGTGAAGCGCAGCAATACATCCCGTACCCGCTCGAAGAAGTGAGTATGGACTTTGAGGTGCTCGGGCCGGTCAAAGACAACCCCGAAATGATGAACGTCATGCTGGCGGCATCGCGGACGGAAAATGTCGAGCTTCGGGTTGCCGCGCTGGACTTGGGCGGTTTGCAGGCAAAAGTCGTCGATGTTGAAGCCTTTTGCATGGAAAACGCTTACAAGTTGGTTGCTGACCAACTGAGCGTCCCGAAGGACGCGACGGTTGCCGTGTTCGACATCGGCGCGACCATGACCACGCTGATCGTGCTGAAGAATCAGCGCAGCATTTATACGCGGGAGCAGGTTTTCGGCGGCAAGCAGCTGACGGACGAGATCATGCGTCGCTACGGCTTGTCGTACGAAGAAGCCGGTATGGCCAAGCGCCAGGGCGGGCTGCCGGAAAGTTACGAAATCGAAGTGCTCGAACCGTTCAAGGAAGCCATGGTGCAGCAAGTCAGTCGTCTGCTGCAGTTCTTCTTTGCCGGCACGGAATACAACAAGGTTGACCAAATTGTGCTTGCCGGTGGTTGCGCATCCATCATCGGCATCGCCGAAATGGTTGAAGAGCAGATCGGCGTGCCGACCGTGGTCGCGAACCCGCTCGCGGCGATGACCTTGTCCAGTCGGGTGCAGGCGCCTGCGATCGCACAGGACGCGCCGTCGCTGATGATCGCCTGCGGCCTGGCCCTGAGGAGTTTCGACTAA
- a CDS encoding TlpA family protein disulfide reductase: protein MRIVQASLLIVCLAWQGIALASKEQPSLSVATTEGKTFDLSKQRGKWVVVNFWATWCGPCLKEMPDLDGFDQARDDVVVVGLAFEEIEAAELKSFVKKRGVRYPIALVDVYEPPADFDVPRGLPTTYLIDPDGKVAEKFLGPITSEDLARVIATKSVPTKTET from the coding sequence ATGCGCATTGTGCAGGCTTCGCTGTTGATTGTCTGTTTGGCTTGGCAGGGTATCGCCCTGGCGAGCAAGGAGCAGCCGTCTTTGTCGGTTGCGACCACGGAGGGCAAGACCTTTGATCTGAGCAAACAGCGGGGCAAGTGGGTCGTGGTGAACTTCTGGGCGACGTGGTGCGGGCCCTGCCTGAAGGAAATGCCGGACCTCGATGGATTCGATCAGGCGCGCGACGACGTCGTCGTGGTTGGGCTGGCCTTTGAGGAAATCGAAGCGGCCGAGCTGAAGTCGTTCGTCAAGAAGCGCGGCGTGCGCTACCCGATCGCCTTGGTCGATGTGTATGAGCCGCCGGCCGATTTCGATGTGCCGCGTGGCCTGCCTACGACCTATCTCATTGATCCTGATGGTAAAGTTGCCGAGAAGTTCCTGGGGCCAATCACCTCGGAGGACCTTGCTCGCGTCATTGCTACCAAGTCGGTTCCCACCAAGACTGAGACATGA
- a CDS encoding penicillin-binding protein 1A: protein MSKIRRLLRWLFWLGFAGVLAAVLAVGGAYYVLEPRLPDVSQIKDIPLQVPLKVYTSDGKLLAIIGEARRTPVKIDDVPQVVRAAFIAIEDARFYEHQGIDVMGIGRAVWLLATTDNKRVPGGSTITQQVAKNYFLSNEYSYTRKISEMFLALKLERELTKDEILELYLNKIFFGYRSYGIAAAAEFYYGKTLDQLTPGEAAMLASIPKFPSSGNPLINPDRAMERRNYVLTRMGELGYLQPEDVTAAIAEPDHAHPHEPPLDLDAPYVAEVARVEAIEKLGNEALIGGYRLFTTIHSTEQESANRAVRDQLIAFDRRHGYRGPEAHLEPEQNETDESRRAAMSGLTAIQGLLPAVVTEVDAEQALVWLQDGQQVSLALDAVKWARPFINESAVGRAPGKVSDALKVGDVVRVSLDAEGNWRFEQLPKVQSALVGMDPESGAIRALVGGFSFSRSKFNRALQSTRQPGSSFKPFVYSAAFDKNFTPASIVNDAPLSFADPSSPDGVWRPQNDNEKFNGPMRLREAMVSSRNLVSVRILDAIGIRYARDYVQRFGFPPEALPENLSMALGTASLSPLNMARAYSVFANGGYLIDPFVVQSIVDANGKTVYEATPAVACRACPERQSQEGQGSGNAAADLSAMLGGGPAAAPSPTTTPAPTESVTAVPPASSTIGAPALLLAPRVMDERTVFLIRSVLNDVVKRGTGRAAMVLERPDLSGKTGTTNEHRDAWFSGFTAGAVGTVWMGYDDFKTLGEGEFAAQTALPIWIEYMRTALATVPIDPMTPPEGITPAMISPATGQLMAAGAGGVLEYFKNEDLLRLSEAGLQESTDEHAEQQTLEIF, encoded by the coding sequence ATGTCGAAGATTCGCCGTTTGCTCCGCTGGCTGTTCTGGCTCGGCTTTGCCGGCGTGCTCGCCGCCGTCCTGGCGGTGGGTGGCGCCTACTATGTACTGGAGCCGCGGCTGCCGGACGTGAGCCAGATCAAGGATATCCCGCTGCAGGTGCCGCTCAAGGTCTATACGAGCGACGGCAAGTTGCTGGCCATCATTGGCGAGGCTCGACGCACGCCCGTAAAGATCGACGACGTGCCCCAGGTGGTCCGTGCCGCGTTCATTGCCATTGAGGACGCCCGGTTCTACGAGCACCAGGGAATTGATGTGATGGGCATTGGCCGGGCGGTCTGGCTGCTCGCCACCACTGACAACAAGCGTGTGCCCGGCGGCAGCACCATTACGCAGCAGGTGGCCAAGAACTACTTTCTGAGCAACGAGTACTCGTACACGCGGAAGATCAGCGAGATGTTCCTCGCGCTGAAACTGGAGCGGGAGCTCACCAAGGACGAAATCCTCGAGCTGTACCTGAACAAGATTTTCTTCGGCTACCGCTCTTACGGAATTGCCGCCGCCGCCGAATTTTATTACGGCAAGACCTTGGATCAATTGACGCCAGGCGAGGCTGCCATGTTGGCGTCGATCCCGAAGTTCCCCTCCAGCGGCAACCCGCTGATCAACCCGGATCGCGCCATGGAGCGCCGGAACTATGTGCTGACGCGCATGGGCGAACTCGGCTATCTGCAGCCTGAGGATGTCACGGCGGCGATTGCCGAGCCCGATCACGCGCATCCGCACGAGCCGCCCCTGGACCTGGATGCCCCCTACGTTGCCGAAGTGGCGCGCGTGGAGGCGATCGAAAAGCTGGGCAACGAAGCACTGATCGGCGGCTACCGGCTGTTCACGACCATTCACTCGACCGAGCAGGAAAGCGCCAACCGCGCCGTCCGCGATCAACTGATCGCTTTTGATCGTCGTCATGGCTATCGGGGACCGGAAGCGCATCTGGAGCCGGAACAGAACGAAACCGACGAGTCCCGGCGTGCTGCCATGAGCGGTCTGACCGCAATTCAAGGTCTGCTGCCCGCCGTGGTAACCGAAGTCGACGCCGAGCAGGCTCTGGTCTGGCTGCAAGATGGTCAGCAGGTCAGCCTGGCTCTGGATGCAGTCAAATGGGCACGCCCGTTCATAAACGAGAGCGCGGTCGGCCGCGCGCCCGGCAAAGTCAGCGACGCGCTGAAAGTCGGCGATGTGGTCCGCGTGTCCTTGGACGCCGAGGGGAACTGGCGATTCGAACAATTGCCCAAGGTGCAGTCAGCTTTGGTCGGCATGGACCCGGAGAGTGGCGCCATCCGAGCGCTGGTTGGCGGCTTCAGTTTTTCGCGCTCCAAGTTCAATCGGGCACTGCAAAGTACCAGGCAGCCGGGTTCCAGCTTCAAACCGTTTGTCTACAGCGCGGCGTTCGACAAGAATTTCACGCCGGCCTCGATCGTAAACGACGCCCCGCTGAGTTTTGCCGACCCATCCTCGCCCGATGGCGTCTGGCGGCCGCAGAATGACAATGAGAAGTTCAACGGCCCAATGCGGCTACGCGAGGCCATGGTCAGCTCCCGCAATCTGGTGTCGGTCCGGATTCTTGACGCCATCGGGATCCGGTATGCCCGCGATTACGTCCAGCGCTTTGGCTTTCCGCCCGAGGCACTGCCTGAGAACCTGTCTATGGCGCTCGGCACGGCATCACTGTCGCCACTCAACATGGCGCGGGCTTACAGCGTGTTCGCCAACGGCGGCTATTTGATCGACCCGTTTGTCGTGCAGAGCATTGTCGACGCCAATGGGAAAACGGTTTACGAAGCGACACCCGCAGTCGCATGCCGCGCCTGCCCAGAACGCCAGAGTCAGGAGGGCCAGGGGTCGGGTAATGCCGCAGCAGATCTCAGTGCCATGTTGGGCGGCGGACCAGCGGCGGCACCAAGTCCCACCACCACGCCGGCGCCGACCGAATCGGTCACAGCCGTCCCGCCCGCGTCCAGCACCATCGGGGCGCCGGCGCTGCTGCTTGCGCCGAGAGTCATGGACGAACGCACCGTATTCTTGATCCGCAGCGTGTTGAACGACGTGGTCAAACGCGGCACTGGTCGCGCAGCCATGGTGCTTGAGCGCCCCGACCTTTCGGGCAAAACCGGCACCACAAACGAACACCGCGATGCCTGGTTCTCAGGCTTCACGGCGGGCGCCGTCGGTACGGTGTGGATGGGGTACGACGACTTCAAGACGCTCGGCGAAGGCGAATTTGCTGCGCAAACCGCACTGCCGATCTGGATTGAATACATGCGTACGGCGCTGGCAACGGTTCCAATCGATCCGATGACACCCCCCGAAGGCATTACGCCAGCGATGATTTCGCCCGCAACCGGACAACTGATGGCAGCGGGCGCAGGTGGCGTGCTGGAGTACTTCAAGAATGAGGACTTGCTCCGATTGTCCGAGGCGGGCCTTCAGGAAAGCACCGACGAACATGCGGAACAGCAGACGCTCGAAATCTTCTGA
- a CDS encoding PilN domain-containing protein, which translates to MAKINLLPWRAERRKQREREFQVMMGGAFLIGVLAFLVALTWMDRVVQGHQNRKDLLTREIAALDAKIKEIEALQEKRETLLRRKQIIERLQSSRYQMVHVFDELVRTLPDGVRLTEMVQAGDAMNVKGRAQSNARISAYMRNVESAQWLRDPDFKKSTLVGDDKGGAYEYELGIGVRRSEDEGSEGEEGEAAGDGSGGAGGTP; encoded by the coding sequence ATGGCCAAGATCAACCTATTACCGTGGCGCGCAGAGCGACGCAAACAACGGGAACGCGAGTTCCAGGTGATGATGGGTGGTGCATTTCTGATCGGCGTTCTGGCCTTTCTGGTTGCGTTGACCTGGATGGACCGCGTCGTCCAAGGCCATCAGAACCGCAAAGACCTGTTGACTCGCGAAATTGCCGCACTCGATGCCAAGATCAAAGAAATCGAGGCGCTGCAGGAAAAGCGTGAAACCTTGCTTCGGCGCAAGCAGATCATTGAGCGCCTGCAGAGTAGCCGCTACCAGATGGTGCACGTCTTTGACGAGTTGGTACGCACCCTGCCCGACGGCGTCCGGCTGACCGAAATGGTACAGGCTGGCGACGCCATGAACGTCAAGGGTCGGGCGCAGTCGAATGCGCGCATCTCGGCGTATATGCGCAATGTCGAGTCGGCGCAGTGGCTGCGCGATCCGGACTTCAAGAAATCGACCTTGGTCGGCGATGACAAGGGCGGCGCCTACGAATATGAACTCGGCATCGGTGTTCGCCGAAGCGAAGATGAAGGTAGTGAAGGCGAAGAAGGTGAAGCCGCCGGCGATGGCAGCGGCGGCGCGGGAGGAACGCCCTGA
- a CDS encoding type 4a pilus biogenesis protein PilO, translated as MDLKNLETKNYGNWPMPIKLAACLGIFLVVLLLGYVFKIKESFDTQSKLMSEEQSLLVTFRDKQAKVVNLEDYKKQLAEMEELLRQMVRQLPSKTEMPDLLVDISQTALSSGIDTELFEPGAESPKDFYAEKPIKIRMAGTYHQFGAFVSGVASLPRVVILTMHDVSLKPQNALPSTVKDPKLVKAAANKPTGILTLEGTVKTYRYLDDDEVSGSDAAPDAGARAGGKS; from the coding sequence ATGGACCTCAAGAATCTCGAAACCAAGAACTATGGCAACTGGCCGATGCCCATCAAGTTGGCGGCCTGCCTGGGCATCTTTCTGGTGGTGTTGCTGCTCGGCTATGTGTTCAAGATCAAAGAGTCGTTTGACACCCAATCAAAGCTGATGTCCGAAGAACAGTCACTGCTGGTGACATTCCGCGACAAGCAAGCGAAGGTCGTCAACTTAGAAGACTACAAAAAGCAGCTGGCCGAAATGGAAGAGTTGCTCCGGCAAATGGTTCGGCAGTTGCCGAGCAAGACGGAAATGCCTGATCTGCTCGTAGACATCTCGCAGACGGCGCTTTCCTCTGGCATCGATACCGAACTGTTTGAGCCAGGCGCCGAGTCCCCGAAAGACTTCTACGCCGAAAAGCCAATCAAGATCCGTATGGCCGGGACTTACCATCAGTTTGGCGCATTTGTCAGTGGCGTGGCGTCATTGCCACGCGTGGTGATTCTGACGATGCACGACGTGTCCTTGAAGCCGCAAAATGCACTGCCATCCACGGTCAAAGACCCGAAATTGGTGAAGGCGGCGGCAAACAAGCCGACCGGAATCCTGACATTGGAAGGCACCGTGAAGACCTACCGCTACCTGGACGATGACGAAGTCTCCGGTTCGGATGCGGCGCCAGACGCGGGTGCGCGAGCAGGAGGAAAATCATGA